One part of the Phoenix dactylifera cultivar Barhee BC4 chromosome 4, palm_55x_up_171113_PBpolish2nd_filt_p, whole genome shotgun sequence genome encodes these proteins:
- the LOC103721561 gene encoding LOW QUALITY PROTEIN: E3 ubiquitin-protein ligase arkadia-A-like (The sequence of the model RefSeq protein was modified relative to this genomic sequence to represent the inferred CDS: inserted 2 bases in 1 codon), with amino-acid sequence SPSPPFLVTVVVLPSPIDRNPHHGSVDGTSPSSDRRGGFRRLLPLRKDLISPKRAAERNPLIIPSPPSSPPPPAPPSPPPGGKKKGFAAAAFRGLGCASASSSQVLVPAAAAVVRSSADWQGKRPRRRRAKQKEGAAGPGGXGGDVWCAPGIPFAADAAVDCVVSHHQMIGRGRPNGERIHSERAFVSRRDSNQEQISSFMDSPSRFFGSELLPSGHLRHLRGYHRSPGGIEEIMMFQTRVLLGGMDVYDQHRDWRLDVDNMSYEELLELSDRIGYVSTGLREDEITRSLRKVEHSIFDASAIHFSSEIEWKCSICQEEYEENDEMGKLECGHSYHICCIKQWLSQKNACPVCKTAVPKA; translated from the exons TCCCCATCTCCACCTTTTCTTGTTACCGTCGTTGTTCTCCCATCGCCGATCGACCGAAACCCTCATCATGGCTCTGTTGACGGCACCTCACCGTCATCGGACCGCCGCGGCGGCTTCCGGCGGCTTCTCCCCCTCCGGAAGGACTTAATCTCCCCGAAACGCGCCGCCGAGCGGAACCCACTGATCATCCCCTcgcccccttcttctcctcctcctcctgccccTCCATCTCCGCCTCCCGGCGGAAAGAAGAAGGGCTTCGCAGCCGCGGCCTTCCGGGGGCTCGGCTGCGCCTCCGCCTCGTCCTCCCAAGTCTTGGTcccggccgccgccgccgtcgtccGGTCGTCCGCCGACTGGCAGGGGAAGCGGCCCCGGCGGCGGAGGGCCAAGCAGAAAGAAGGAGCGGCGGGGCCAGGCGG CGGCGGCGATGTGTGGTGCGCCCCGGGGATACCCTTCGCGGCCGATGCCGCCGTGGACTGCGTCGTGTCGCACCACCAGATGATCGGTCGGGGGAGGCCGAATGGAGAGAGAATTCACAGCGAG CGGGCTTTCGTTTCTAGAAGGGATAGCAACCAAGAACAGATCTCATCCTTCATGGATTCTCCCTCACGTTTCTTTGGATCTGAACTCCTACCATCAGGGCATCTTCGTCATTTGCGTGGATATCACCGCTCTCCTGGTGGAATTGAAGAG ATCATGATGTTCCAGACTAGGGTATTGTTGGGAGGAATGGATGTCTATGATCAACACCGGGATTGGCGGCTTGATGTTGATAATATGTCATATGAG GAATTGCTTGAGTTAAGCGATAGGATTGGATATGTGAGTACTGGGTTGAGAGAGGATGAGATCACTCGCAGTCTCAGGAAGGTTGAACATTCAATTTTTGATGCTTCAGCAATACACTTCTCATCTGAAATCGAATGGAAATGCAGCATTTGTCAG GAAGAATATGAAGAAAATGATGAAATGGGAAAACTGGAATGTGGTCATAGCTATCATATATGTTGCATAAAACAATGGCTCTCTCAGAAGAATGCTTGCCCTGTTTGCAAGACAGCTGTGCCTAAAGCCTAG
- the LOC103721570 gene encoding LOW QUALITY PROTEIN: methionyl-tRNA formyltransferase (The sequence of the model RefSeq protein was modified relative to this genomic sequence to represent the inferred CDS: substituted 2 bases at 2 genomic stop codons): MRPAALLLRRFLCCCANGAPPAINQKNNLVFLGSPQVSASVLEKLIDASKAPNSISSNLVXLAAIVTQPPSGRDRGRKLMPSPVAQYALDSGFPQDLIFTPERAGRKPFXVMLRALNPDLCVTAAYGNILPQSFLRFTKCGTVNIHPSFLPLYRGAAPVQRALQDGVSETGVSIAYTVRALDAGPVIAYEKVEVDDYIKAPELLAVLFNIGSELLIRELPSILDGSAKLKAQPQDDSKATLAPKLTSEESWVSFDQDAKLIHNKVRALAGWPGTRARVQVIDTNGQPNVLEMKLITTRVCNACDKEAEGNEILFSSGKLLIPCAGPSWLEVLELQLPGKKVMSARDFWNGLRGQKLMKLSLE; this comes from the exons atGCGGCCTGCGGCTCTCTTGCTACGCCGCTTCCTTTGCTGCTGTGCCAATGGAGCTCCCCCTGCGATCAACCAGAAGAATAATCTCGTCTTCTTGGGTTCCCCTCAG GTATCGGCATCTGTTCTTGAAAAGTTGATCGATGCATCGAAAGCTCCCAACTCTATTTCCAG TAATTTGGTTTAGCTTGCAGCAATTGTTACCCAGCCGCCTTCTGGAAGAGATAGGGGCAGAAAGCTGATGCCGTCCCCAGTTGCACAATATGCCCTGGATAGTGGATTCCCTCAAGATCTCATATTCACACCTGAACGAGCTGGGAG GAAACCTTTTTAAGTGATGCTGAGGGCACTGAATCCAGATCTTTGTGTTACAGCGGCATATGGGAATATATTGCCTCAAAGTTTCTTGAGATTCACCAAGTG TG gaaCTGTTAATATTCACCCAAGTTTTCTGCCTCTGTACCGTGGAGCTGCTCCTGTTCAAAGAGCATTGCAG GATGGTGTTTCGGAAACAGGAGTATCGATTGCATATACTGTTCGTGCATTGGATGCTGGACCAGTCATTGCTTATGAAAAAGTGGAAGTTGATGATTATATCAAG GCACCAGAGTTGCTCGCAGTGTTATTTAATATAG GATCAGAACTTCTGATTCGTGAACTTCCATCTATTCTTGACGGGTCTGCAAAACTAAAAGCTCAGCCACAGGATGACTCAAAAGCAACTCTGGCACCTAAG CTAACTTCAGAGGAATCATGGGTTTCATTTGACCAAGATGCTAAACTAATACACAACAAG GTAAGAGCATTGGCAGGTTGGCCAGGAACTCGAGCCAGGGTTCAAGTCATTGACACCAATGGTCAACCGAACGTGCTAGAGATGAAGTTAATTACAACAAGAGTTTGTAATGCTTGTGACAAAGAGGCTGAAGGAAATGAGATACTTTTCTCCAGCGGTAAATTGCTGATTCCATGTGCTGGACCATCTTGGCTTGAG GTCCTGGAGCTTCAGCTTCCAGGGAAAAAGGTGATGAGTGCTCGTGATTTTTGGAATGGCTTGCGGGGTCAAAAGTTGATGAAGTTATCTTTGGAGTAA